In Helicobacter pylori, a single genomic region encodes these proteins:
- a CDS encoding (Fe-S)-binding protein gives MNENIFEEVGDACVKCAKCVPGCTIYRIHKDEATSPRGFLDLMRLNAQNKLQLDTNLKHLLETCFLCTACVEICPFHLPIDTLIEKAREKIAQKHGIAWYKKSYFSLLKNRKKMDRVFSVAHFLAPCIFKQVGDSLEPRAVFKGLFKRFKKSALPPLNQKSFLQKHAEVKPLENPIQKVAIFIGCLSNYHYQQVGESLLYILEKLNIQAIIPKQECCSAPAYFTGDKDTTLFLVKKNIEWFESYLDEVDAIIVPEATCASMLINDYYKVFLGEKDRDLYLKRLEKITPKIYLASVFLEKHTPLKHLLEKIPKGKKETITYHNPCHAKKTLNAHKEVRNLLNLHYEIKEMPDNCCGFGGITMQTEKAGFSLKVGLLRAKEIMDTKAEILSAECGACHMQLNNALKSLDDPNTPQFSHPLELIAKALKSAE, from the coding sequence ATGAATGAAAATATCTTTGAAGAAGTAGGGGACGCTTGCGTTAAATGCGCTAAATGCGTGCCAGGTTGCACGATATATCGCATTCATAAAGACGAGGCGACTTCGCCTAGGGGCTTTTTAGATTTGATGCGCCTAAACGCTCAAAACAAGCTCCAATTAGATACGAATTTAAAGCACCTTTTAGAAACTTGTTTTTTATGCACCGCTTGCGTGGAAATTTGCCCTTTTCATTTGCCCATAGACACTTTAATAGAAAAAGCCAGAGAAAAAATCGCTCAAAAGCATGGCATCGCTTGGTATAAAAAATCCTATTTTTCCCTTTTAAAAAACCGCAAAAAAATGGATAGGGTGTTTTCGGTGGCGCATTTTTTAGCCCCTTGTATCTTCAAGCAAGTGGGGGATAGTTTAGAGCCTAGGGCGGTGTTTAAAGGCTTATTCAAACGCTTTAAAAAAAGCGCACTGCCTCCTTTAAATCAAAAAAGTTTTTTACAAAAGCATGCAGAGGTTAAGCCTTTAGAAAACCCCATTCAAAAAGTGGCCATTTTTATAGGGTGCTTGAGCAATTACCATTACCAGCAAGTGGGGGAAAGCTTGTTGTATATTTTAGAAAAACTCAACATTCAAGCGATCATCCCTAAGCAAGAATGCTGCTCAGCACCGGCGTATTTTACCGGCGATAAAGACACCACGCTTTTTTTAGTGAAAAAAAACATAGAATGGTTTGAAAGCTATTTAGATGAAGTGGATGCAATCATTGTGCCTGAAGCCACATGCGCTAGCATGCTCATCAACGATTATTACAAGGTGTTTTTAGGCGAAAAAGATAGGGATTTGTATTTGAAGCGCTTGGAAAAAATCACGCCTAAAATCTATCTGGCGAGCGTGTTTTTAGAGAAACACACCCCTTTAAAACATCTTTTAGAAAAAATCCCTAAGGGAAAAAAAGAGACTATCACCTATCATAACCCTTGCCATGCCAAAAAAACCCTAAACGCTCATAAAGAAGTGCGCAACTTGCTCAATTTGCATTATGAAATTAAAGAAATGCCGGATAATTGTTGCGGTTTTGGGGGGATTACGATGCAAACAGAAAAGGCGGGATTTTCTTTAAAAGTAGGGCTTCTTAGGGCTAAGGAAATCATGGACACTAAAGCTGAAATTTTAAGCGCTGAATGCGGGGCATGCCACATGCAATTAAACAACGCCTTAAAGTCTTTAGACGACCCTAACACCCCGCAATTTTCGCACCCTTTAGAACTCATCGCTAAAGCTTTAAAAAGCGCTGAATAA
- the hemN gene encoding oxygen-independent coproporphyrinogen III oxidase, translating into MQTIDFEKFSQYSKPGPRYTSYPTAVEFKENFNEESLKTAFFNHDNLKNPMPLSLYTHLPFCRSACYFCACSVIYTSLEEKKVRYISYLKKELALLKNAMDTNREVAQFHYGGGTPTFFSPIQLDEITQSIQEVFPNFSQDIEMSCEIDPRHFTKEHMQTLFDRGFNRLSFGVQDFDFEVQKAIHRIQPFEMVQESVKLARDYGIKSINFDLIYGLPNQTKEGFLKTLEWVLKLDPDRLAVFNYAHVPWVKKTMRKIDETLLPSPRDKLEILESLISFLEKANYQMIGMDHFAKSDNELYLALQKAELRRNFQGYTTKKFTQTIGIGVTSIGEGGDYYTQNYKDLHHYEKALDLGHLPVERGVALSQEDVLRKEVIMQMMSNLKLDYSKIEEKFSIDFKAHFKKELEKLKPYEEAGLLSFNSKGFEMTRTGGMLVRNMAMEFDAYLRGGEKHFSKTL; encoded by the coding sequence ATGCAAACCATTGATTTTGAAAAATTTTCGCAATATTCCAAGCCCGGCCCACGATACACCAGCTACCCCACAGCGGTGGAGTTTAAAGAAAATTTTAATGAAGAGAGCTTGAAAACGGCGTTTTTTAACCATGACAACCTCAAAAACCCCATGCCCTTATCGCTTTATACGCATTTGCCCTTTTGCAGGAGTGCGTGTTATTTTTGCGCATGTTCAGTCATTTACACCAGTTTAGAAGAGAAAAAAGTCCGCTATATCAGCTACCTTAAAAAAGAACTCGCCCTTTTAAAAAATGCCATGGACACTAACAGAGAAGTGGCGCAATTCCACTATGGAGGCGGCACGCCGACCTTTTTTTCGCCCATTCAATTAGATGAGATCACGCAAAGCATTCAAGAAGTTTTCCCTAATTTCAGTCAAGATATTGAAATGAGTTGCGAGATTGATCCTAGGCATTTCACTAAAGAACACATGCAAACCTTGTTTGATAGGGGGTTTAACCGCTTGAGTTTTGGGGTTCAGGATTTTGATTTTGAAGTCCAAAAAGCCATTCATAGGATCCAGCCTTTTGAAATGGTTCAAGAATCCGTAAAACTCGCTAGAGATTACGGCATCAAATCCATTAATTTTGATTTGATTTATGGCTTGCCCAATCAGACTAAAGAGGGTTTTTTAAAAACTTTGGAATGGGTTTTGAAATTGGATCCGGACCGATTAGCGGTGTTCAATTACGCGCATGTGCCTTGGGTGAAAAAAACGATGCGTAAAATTGATGAAACCCTATTGCCAAGCCCTAGAGACAAACTAGAGATTTTAGAATCTCTTATCAGTTTTTTAGAAAAAGCCAATTACCAAATGATAGGCATGGATCATTTCGCTAAAAGCGATAATGAATTGTATCTGGCCCTTCAAAAAGCGGAATTACGCCGTAATTTTCAAGGCTATACCACTAAGAAATTCACTCAAACCATTGGCATTGGCGTTACGAGTATTGGCGAAGGGGGCGATTATTACACGCAAAATTATAAAGACTTGCACCACTATGAAAAAGCCCTTGATTTGGGGCATTTACCGGTAGAAAGGGGTGTAGCGCTCAGCCAAGAAGATGTGTTAAGAAAAGAAGTGATCATGCAAATGATGAGCAATTTAAAATTGGATTACTCTAAGATTGAGGAAAAATTTTCTATTGATTTTAAAGCGCATTTTAAAAAAGAATTAGAAAAATTAAAGCCTTATGAAGAAGCGGGCCTGCTTTCATTCAATTCTAAAGGCTTTGAGATGACAAGAACAGGGGGCATGCTCGTAAGAAACATGGCCATGGAGTTTGACGCGTATTTGCGTGGGGGCGAAAAACATTTCAGTAAAACGCTATGA
- a CDS encoding ribonuclease III, which translates to MMKNKRSQNSPYVTPNNPYTTLEKALGYSFKDKRLLEQALTHKSCKLALNNERLEFLGDAVLGLVIGELLYHKFYQYDEGKLSKLRASIVSTHGFTKLAKAIALQDYLRVSSSEEISNGREKPSILSSAFEALMAGVYLEAGLAKVRKIIQNLLNRAYKRLDLEHLFMDYKTALQELTQAQFCVIPTYQLLKEKGPDHHKEFEMALYIQDKMYATAKGKSKKEAEQQCAYYALQKLKEAK; encoded by the coding sequence ATGATGAAAAACAAACGCTCTCAAAACAGCCCTTATGTAACGCCTAATAACCCTTATACAACGCTAGAAAAAGCTTTAGGGTATTCTTTTAAAGACAAGCGTTTATTGGAGCAAGCCTTAACGCATAAATCATGCAAGCTCGCTTTAAACAATGAACGCTTGGAATTTTTAGGCGATGCGGTGTTGGGTTTGGTGATAGGGGAGTTGCTATACCATAAATTCTATCAATATGATGAGGGGAAACTCTCTAAATTAAGGGCTTCTATTGTGAGCACGCATGGTTTTACGAAATTAGCGAAAGCGATTGCTTTACAAGATTATTTGCGCGTTTCTTCTTCTGAAGAAATTTCTAATGGGAGAGAAAAACCCTCTATTTTATCAAGCGCTTTTGAGGCTTTAATGGCCGGGGTGTATTTAGAAGCAGGGTTAGCTAAGGTGCGTAAGATCATACAGAATTTACTCAATCGCGCTTACAAGCGTTTGGATCTGGAGCATTTGTTTATGGACTATAAAACCGCCTTACAGGAATTAACCCAAGCGCAATTTTGCGTGATCCCCACTTACCAATTACTCAAAGAAAAAGGCCCCGATCACCATAAAGAATTTGAAATGGCTCTATACATTCAAGATAAAATGTATGCGACCGCTAAAGGCAAAAGCAAAAAAGAAGCCGAACAGCAATGCGCTTATTATGCGCTTCAAAAACTGAAGGAAGCCAAATGA
- a CDS encoding ribonuclease HI: MQEIEIFCDGSSLGNPGPGGYAAILRYKDKEKTISGGENFTTNNRMELRALNEALKILKRPCHITLYSDSQYVCQAINVWLINWQKKNFAKVKNVDLWKEFLKVSKGHLIVAVWIKGHNGHAENERCDSLAKLEAQKRTKTTI, from the coding sequence ATGCAAGAAATTGAAATTTTTTGCGATGGCTCTTCTTTAGGTAATCCCGGGCCAGGCGGTTATGCGGCGATTTTACGCTATAAAGATAAAGAAAAAACCATCAGTGGGGGCGAAAATTTCACCACGAATAACCGCATGGAATTAAGAGCGCTCAATGAAGCCTTAAAAATTTTGAAACGCCCATGCCATATCACGCTTTATAGCGATTCGCAATACGTGTGCCAAGCGATCAATGTGTGGCTGATTAACTGGCAAAAAAAGAATTTTGCTAAAGTTAAAAATGTGGATTTATGGAAAGAATTTTTAAAAGTCTCTAAAGGGCATTTGATTGTGGCGGTTTGGATCAAGGGGCATAATGGGCATGCCGAGAATGAGCGATGCGATAGCCTCGCTAAATTAGAGGCGCAAAAACGCACTAAAACGACCATTTAA
- the gatB gene encoding Asp-tRNA(Asn)/Glu-tRNA(Gln) amidotransferase subunit GatB, with translation MMPFEAVIGLEVHVQLNTKTKIFCSCSTSFGETPNSNTCPVCLGLPGALPVLNKEVVKKAIQLGTAIEANINQHSLFARKNYFYPDLPKAYQISQFEVPIVSDGKLEIDTKEGAKIVRIERAHMEEDAGKNIHEGSYSLVDLNRACTPLLEIVSKPDMRNSEEAIAYLKKLHAIVRFIGISDANMQEGNFRCDANVSIRPKGDEKLYTRVEIKNLNSFRFIAKAIEYEIERQSAAWESGRYSEEVVQETRLFDTAKGITLSMRNKEESADYRYFKDPDLYPVFIDEKLLKESQKINELPGTKKIRYMKDFNLKEDDANLLVSDPLLAEYFESMLHLGVKAKTSVTWLCVELLGRLKAETTLENCGVSAHALGALAKRIDEGKISGKSAKDVLDKLLEEHGGDVDALIEQMGLSQVNDTEAIVKVIEEVLKNNADKVLEYKSGKDKLFGFFVGQAMKNLKGANPSVVNAILKEKLD, from the coding sequence ATGATGCCATTTGAAGCTGTAATCGGGCTAGAAGTCCATGTCCAACTCAACACCAAAACCAAAATCTTTTGCTCTTGCTCTACAAGCTTTGGAGAAACCCCCAATTCTAACACCTGCCCTGTGTGTTTGGGCTTACCGGGAGCTTTGCCGGTATTGAATAAAGAAGTGGTTAAAAAAGCCATCCAATTAGGCACAGCCATTGAAGCCAATATCAACCAGCATTCCCTTTTTGCGAGGAAAAATTATTTTTACCCTGATTTGCCTAAGGCTTATCAAATTTCGCAGTTTGAAGTCCCCATTGTGAGCGATGGGAAATTAGAGATTGACACCAAAGAGGGCGCAAAAATCGTGCGTATTGAAAGAGCCCACATGGAAGAAGACGCCGGTAAAAATATCCATGAGGGCAGCTATTCTTTGGTGGATTTGAACCGCGCTTGCACCCCTTTATTAGAAATTGTCAGTAAGCCGGACATGCGAAATAGTGAAGAAGCCATAGCGTATTTGAAAAAGCTCCATGCTATCGTGCGTTTTATAGGGATTTCTGATGCGAACATGCAAGAGGGGAATTTCAGGTGCGATGCGAACGTGTCCATTAGACCCAAAGGCGATGAAAAGCTTTACACGAGGGTGGAGATTAAAAATTTAAATAGCTTTAGATTCATTGCTAAAGCGATTGAATACGAAATAGAGCGCCAAAGCGCGGCGTGGGAAAGCGGGCGTTATAGTGAAGAGGTGGTTCAAGAAACGCGCCTTTTTGACACCGCCAAAGGGATCACCCTTTCTATGCGCAATAAAGAAGAGTCAGCGGATTACCGCTATTTTAAAGATCCGGATTTGTATCCTGTTTTTATTGATGAAAAGCTTTTAAAAGAATCTCAAAAGATCAATGAGTTGCCTGGCACGAAAAAAATCCGCTACATGAAAGATTTTAACCTTAAAGAAGACGATGCGAATTTATTGGTGAGCGATCCTTTATTGGCGGAGTATTTTGAAAGCATGCTCCATCTTGGGGTTAAGGCTAAAACGAGCGTAACATGGCTTTGCGTGGAATTATTAGGGCGCTTGAAGGCCGAAACCACTTTAGAAAATTGCGGGGTTAGCGCTCATGCGCTAGGCGCTTTAGCCAAACGCATTGATGAGGGCAAGATTTCGGGCAAGAGTGCTAAAGACGTGTTAGACAAGCTTTTAGAAGAGCATGGGGGCGATGTGGATGCGCTCATTGAACAAATGGGCCTATCTCAAGTCAATGACACAGAAGCGATTGTTAAAGTTATAGAAGAGGTACTTAAAAACAACGCTGACAAGGTGCTTGAATACAAAAGCGGTAAGGACAAGCTTTTTGGGTTTTTTGTAGGGCAAGCGATGAAAAATCTAAAAGGCGCTAATCCTAGCGTGGTGAATGCTATTTTGAAAGAGAAATTGGATTGA
- a CDS encoding insulinase family protein, whose amino-acid sequence MGLQASALTHQEINQAKVPVIYEENHLLPMGFIHLAFRGGGSLSDKNQLGLAKLFAQVLNEGTKELGAVGFAQLLEQKAISLNVDTSTEDLQITLEFLKEYEDEAITRLKELLKSPNFTQNALEKVKTQMLAALLQKESDFDYLAKLTLKQELFANTPLANAALGTKESLQKIKLEDLKQQFAKVFELNKLVVVLGGDLKIDQTIKRLDNALNFLPQGKAYEEPYFETSDQKSEKILYKDTEQAFVYFGAPFKIKDLKQDLAKSKVMMFVLGGGFGSRLMEKIRVQEGLAYSVYIRSNFSKVAHFASGYLQTKLSTQAKSVALVKKIVKEFIEKGMTQQELDDAKKFLLGSEPLRNETISSRLNTTYNYFYLGLPLNFNQTLLDQIQKMSLKEINDFIKAHTEINDLTFAIVSNKKKDK is encoded by the coding sequence ATGGGGTTACAAGCGAGTGCTTTGACACACCAAGAAATCAATCAAGCTAAAGTCCCTGTGATTTATGAAGAAAACCATTTGTTGCCTATGGGGTTTATCCATTTAGCCTTTAGGGGGGGCGGGAGCTTAAGCGATAAAAACCAGTTGGGTTTGGCGAAATTATTCGCACAAGTTTTAAACGAAGGCACTAAAGAGCTTGGTGCGGTTGGGTTTGCGCAACTTTTAGAGCAAAAAGCGATCAGTTTGAATGTGGATACCAGCACAGAAGATTTGCAAATCACTTTAGAATTTTTAAAAGAATACGAAGATGAAGCCATAACGCGTTTAAAAGAGCTTTTAAAATCCCCTAACTTCACGCAAAACGCTTTAGAAAAAGTCAAAACCCAAATGTTGGCCGCGCTTTTACAAAAAGAAAGCGATTTTGATTATTTGGCTAAATTGACTTTAAAACAAGAACTTTTTGCTAACACCCCTTTAGCTAACGCAGCCTTAGGCACTAAAGAGAGCCTCCAAAAAATCAAGCTAGAGGATTTGAAACAGCAATTTGCTAAGGTCTTTGAACTCAATAAGCTCGTGGTGGTGCTTGGGGGCGATTTGAAAATCGATCAAACCATTAAGCGTTTAGATAACGCTCTTAATTTCTTGCCACAAGGTAAAGCGTATGAAGAGCCTTATTTTGAAACGAGCGATCAAAAGAGCGAAAAAATCCTCTATAAAGACACTGAACAGGCTTTCGTGTATTTTGGCGCGCCCTTTAAAATCAAGGATTTAAAACAGGATTTAGCGAAATCTAAAGTCATGATGTTTGTGCTTGGTGGGGGGTTTGGCTCTCGTTTGATGGAAAAAATCAGGGTTCAAGAGGGCTTGGCTTATAGCGTGTATATCCGCTCTAATTTTTCTAAAGTGGCGCATTTTGCGAGCGGGTATTTGCAAACCAAACTCAGCACTCAAGCTAAAAGCGTTGCCTTAGTTAAAAAAATCGTTAAGGAATTTATAGAAAAAGGCATGACGCAACAAGAATTAGACGACGCTAAAAAGTTTTTACTAGGCTCTGAGCCTTTAAGGAATGAAACGATCTCTAGCCGCTTGAACACCACTTACAATTATTTTTATTTAGGTTTGCCTTTAAATTTCAACCAAACACTCTTGGATCAAATCCAAAAAATGAGTTTGAAAGAAATCAATGATTTCATTAAAGCCCATACCGAAATCAACGACTTGACTTTTGCCATCGTGAGCAATAAAAAGAAGGACAAATGA
- the mqnE gene encoding aminofutalosine synthase MqnE, with protein MDFLEKVLDNQVTESKELVKLYDYDLYTLGEVADCMRQNMHQKIVYFNVNRHLNPSNICADACKFCAFSAHRKNPNPYEMSLEEILEKVKNSYNKGIKEVHIVSAHNPNYSYEWYLKVFETIKQEMPNLHLKAMTAAEVHFLSVKFNKPFESVLEDMLKAGVDSMPGGGAEIFDEEIRRKICKGKVGSSRWLEIHAYWHKLGKMSNATMLFGHIENKIHRIDHMLRIKKIQSPKNKVENKEGGFNAFIPLLYQKENNYLKVEKSPSAIEILKTIAISRILLNNIPHIKAYWATLGLNLALVAQEFGANDLDGTIEIESIQSAAGAKSRHGLEKEDLVFKIKDAGFVAVERDSLYNFIQKF; from the coding sequence ATGGACTTTTTAGAAAAGGTATTAGACAATCAAGTTACTGAAAGTAAAGAATTAGTGAAGCTTTATGATTATGATTTATACACGCTAGGGGAAGTAGCGGATTGCATGCGCCAGAACATGCACCAAAAAATCGTGTATTTTAATGTCAATAGGCATTTAAACCCTAGTAATATTTGCGCGGACGCTTGCAAATTTTGCGCTTTCTCAGCCCACAGAAAAAACCCTAACCCTTATGAAATGAGCTTAGAAGAAATATTAGAAAAGGTTAAAAACTCCTACAACAAGGGGATTAAAGAAGTCCATATTGTGAGCGCTCATAACCCTAATTACTCCTATGAGTGGTATTTAAAGGTGTTTGAAACCATCAAACAAGAAATGCCTAACTTACACCTAAAGGCCATGACCGCTGCAGAAGTGCATTTTTTAAGCGTTAAATTCAACAAACCTTTTGAAAGCGTGTTAGAAGACATGCTCAAAGCTGGGGTGGATTCCATGCCTGGTGGGGGGGCGGAGATTTTTGATGAAGAAATCAGGCGTAAAATCTGTAAGGGTAAGGTGGGATCTTCTCGGTGGTTAGAAATCCATGCTTATTGGCACAAATTAGGCAAAATGAGTAACGCTACCATGCTTTTTGGGCATATTGAAAATAAAATCCATCGCATCGATCACATGCTAAGAATCAAAAAAATTCAAAGCCCTAAAAATAAAGTAGAAAATAAAGAAGGGGGTTTTAACGCTTTTATCCCCTTGTTGTACCAAAAAGAAAACAATTATTTGAAAGTGGAAAAATCCCCTAGCGCGATAGAAATCTTAAAAACCATCGCCATATCCCGCATTCTTTTAAACAATATCCCCCACATTAAAGCTTATTGGGCGACTTTGGGCTTAAATTTGGCTTTAGTGGCTCAAGAATTTGGCGCTAACGATTTAGACGGCACGATAGAAATAGAGAGCATTCAAAGTGCGGCTGGCGCGAAGAGCCGGCATGGTTTAGAAAAAGAAGATTTGGTATTTAAAATCAAGGACGCTGGTTTTGTTGCGGTAGAAAGGGATAGTTTGTATAATTTTATACAGAAATTTTAA
- a CDS encoding non-heme ferritin has translation MLSKDIIKLLNEQVNKEMNSSNLYMSMSSWCYTHSLDGSGLFLFDHAAEEYEHAKKLIVFLNENNVPVQLTSISAPEHKFEGLTQIFQKAYEHEQHISESINNIVDHAIKGKDHATFNFLQWYVSEQHEEEVLFKDILDKIELIGNENHGLYLADQYVKGIAKSRKS, from the coding sequence ATGTTATCAAAAGACATCATTAAGTTGCTAAACGAACAAGTGAATAAGGAAATGAACTCTTCCAACTTGTATATGAGCATGAGTTCTTGGTGCTATACCCATAGCTTAGATGGCTCGGGGCTTTTCTTGTTTGACCATGCGGCTGAAGAATATGAGCATGCCAAAAAGCTTATCGTTTTCTTGAATGAAAACAATGTGCCTGTGCAATTGACCAGCATCAGCGCCCCTGAGCATAAGTTTGAAGGTTTGACTCAAATTTTCCAAAAGGCCTATGAACATGAGCAACACATCAGCGAGTCTATTAATAATATCGTTGATCACGCCATAAAAGGCAAAGATCATGCGACTTTCAATTTCTTGCAATGGTATGTGTCTGAACAGCATGAAGAAGAAGTGCTTTTCAAGGATATTTTGGATAAAATTGAGTTGATTGGTAATGAAAACCATGGCTTGTATTTGGCTGATCAGTATGTCAAAGGGATCGCTAAAAGCAGGAAATCTTAA
- the serB gene encoding phosphoserine phosphatase SerB produces MQKLAVFDFDSTLVNAETIESLARAWGVFDEVKTITLKAMNGETDFHKSLILRVSKLKNMPLKLAKEVCESLPLFEGAFELISALKEKNYKVVCFSGGFDLATNHYRDLLHLDAAFSNTLVVENDALNGLVTGHMMFSHSKGEMLLALQRLLNISKDRTLVVGDGANDLSMFKHAHIKIAFNAKEILKQHATHCIDEPDLALIKPLI; encoded by the coding sequence GTGCAAAAACTAGCCGTTTTTGATTTTGACTCCACGCTAGTCAATGCTGAGACGATTGAGTCTTTAGCGAGGGCGTGGGGGGTGTTTGATGAAGTGAAAACAATCACTTTGAAAGCTATGAATGGCGAGACAGATTTTCATAAAAGTCTTATTTTAAGGGTTTCTAAACTCAAAAACATGCCCTTAAAACTAGCCAAAGAAGTTTGTGAAAGTCTGCCTTTATTTGAGGGGGCGTTTGAACTCATTAGCGCCTTAAAAGAGAAAAATTACAAGGTGGTTTGCTTCAGCGGAGGCTTTGATTTAGCGACCAATCATTACAGGGATTTATTGCATTTAGATGCGGCTTTCAGTAACACGCTGGTAGTGGAAAATGACGCCTTAAACGGCTTGGTTACGGGGCATATGATGTTTTCACACTCTAAGGGCGAAATGTTGCTCGCTTTACAACGCTTGTTGAATATCAGTAAAGATCGCACTTTAGTCGTGGGCGATGGAGCGAATGACTTGAGCATGTTCAAACATGCCCACATTAAAATCGCTTTCAACGCTAAAGAAATCCTAAAACAGCACGCCACGCATTGCATTGATGAGCCTGATTTAGCCCTAATCAAGCCTTTGATTTAA
- a CDS encoding fucosyltransferase: protein MFQPLLDAYTDSTRLDETDYKPPLNIALANWWPLDKRESKGFRKKFILHFILSQHYTITLHRNPDKPADIVFGNPLGSARKILSYQNTKRVFYTGENEVPNFNLFDYAIGFDELDFRDRYLRMPLYYDRLHHKAESVNDTTAPYKIKDNSLYALKKPSHHFKENHPHLCAVVNDESDPLKRGFASFVASNPNAPIRNAFYDALNSIEPVTGGGSVKNTLGYNVKNKSEFLSQYKFNLCFENTQNYGYVTEKIIDAYFSHTIPIYWGSPSVAQDFNPKSFVNVCDFKNFDEAIDYVRYLHTHPNAYLDMLYENPLNTLDGKAYFYQDLSFKKILDFFKTILENDTIYHKSSTSFMWERDLHKPLVSIDDLRVNYDDLRVNYDDLRINYDDLRINYDDLRINYERLLQNASPLLELSQNTSFKIYRKAYQKSLPLLCAIRKWVKK, encoded by the coding sequence ATGTTTCAGCCCCTATTAGACGCTTATACAGACAGCACCCGTTTAGATGAAACCGATTATAAGCCCCCATTAAATATAGCCCTAGCGAATTGGTGGCCTTTAGATAAAAGAGAAAGCAAAGGGTTTAGAAAAAAATTTATTTTACATTTCATCTTAAGCCAGCATTACACAATCACTTTACACCGAAACCCTGATAAACCTGCGGACATCGTTTTTGGTAACCCCCTTGGATCAGCCAGAAAAATCCTATCCTATCAAAACACTAAACGAGTGTTTTACACCGGTGAAAATGAAGTCCCCAATTTCAACCTCTTTGATTACGCCATAGGCTTTGATGAATTGGACTTTAGAGATCGTTATTTGAGAATGCCTTTATATTATGATAGGCTACACCATAAAGCCGAGAGCGTGAATGACACCACTGCGCCTTACAAGATTAAAGACAACAGTCTTTATGCTTTAAAAAAACCCTCCCATCATTTTAAAGAAAACCACCCCCATTTATGCGCAGTGGTGAATGATGAGAGCGATCCTTTGAAAAGAGGGTTTGCGAGCTTTGTCGCAAGCAACCCTAACGCCCCTATAAGGAACGCTTTCTATGACGCTTTAAATTCTATAGAGCCAGTTACTGGGGGAGGGAGCGTGAAAAACACTTTAGGCTATAACGTCAAAAACAAGAGCGAGTTTTTAAGCCAATACAAATTCAACCTGTGTTTTGAAAACACTCAAAATTATGGCTATGTAACTGAAAAAATCATTGACGCTTATTTCAGCCACACCATTCCTATTTATTGGGGGAGTCCTAGCGTGGCGCAAGATTTTAACCCTAAGAGTTTTGTAAACGTTTGTGATTTTAAAAACTTTGATGAAGCGATTGATTACGTGAGATACTTGCACACGCACCCAAACGCCTATTTAGACATGCTCTATGAAAACCCTTTAAACACCCTTGATGGGAAAGCTTACTTTTACCAAGATTTGAGTTTTAAAAAAATCTTAGATTTTTTTAAAACGATTTTAGAAAACGATACGATTTACCACAAATCCTCAACATCTTTCATGTGGGAGCGTGATCTGCATAAGCCGTTAGTATCCATTGATGATTTGAGGGTTAATTATGATGATTTGAGGGTTAATTATGATGATTTGAGAATTAATTATGATGATTTGAGAATTAATTATGATGATTTGAGAATTAATTATGAGCGCCTTTTACAAAACGCTTCACCTTTATTAGAACTCTCTCAAAACACCTCTTTTAAAATCTATCGCAAAGCTTATCAAAAATCCTTACCCTTGCTATGCGCCATAAGGAAGTGGGTTAAAAAATAA
- a CDS encoding uracil-DNA glycosylase, whose product MERLLGETYTDISLIKPQNKPLNKQVHEGIENCNLCKRHQHSKPVIGLFNPTSKLAFITLTPMLDSQLHFLNNLKAVMLESIIQKVFNYPLKDCSILSLLKCDSNSLNLEEEINACLPHLIWQLDNSASKVIVVFGEILPRRLLNLSKEESFGRIVSLKTKHFLSTHALEDMLKNPTLKKEALAHFKIALQFLNQS is encoded by the coding sequence ATGGAGCGTCTTTTAGGCGAAACTTATACGGATATTAGCCTTATAAAGCCCCAAAATAAACCCCTTAACAAACAAGTTCATGAGGGTATAGAAAATTGCAATCTGTGCAAACGCCACCAACATTCAAAACCGGTGATCGGGCTTTTTAACCCCACTTCCAAGCTCGCTTTCATCACGCTAACCCCCATGCTGGATAGCCAATTACATTTCTTAAACAATTTAAAAGCGGTCATGTTAGAGAGCATTATCCAAAAGGTTTTTAACTACCCCTTAAAAGATTGCAGTATTTTATCGCTCCTTAAATGCGACTCTAACAGCCTTAATTTAGAAGAAGAAATCAACGCATGCCTGCCCCATTTAATTTGGCAATTAGACAACAGCGCTTCAAAAGTCATTGTGGTATTTGGCGAGATTTTGCCCAGACGCCTTTTAAACCTTTCTAAAGAAGAATCCTTTGGGCGCATCGTGTCTTTAAAAACCAAACATTTTTTAAGCACCCATGCTTTAGAAGACATGCTCAAAAACCCCACGCTCAAAAAAGAAGCGTTAGCACATTTTAAAATAGCACTCCAATTTCTTAATCAGTCTTAA